AATTTCATGTTCAGGACAGCAATCGTGGTTTATCAGCTGTTCTATCAAATGGTCCTTGGCAAAAGCTATGACTGGGTGGCCATAATTAAGTTTCTATCTGAAGTCGCCTTTGGAGCGTATGTCTCAAATTTTCTTTGGACTTTGAGGAATGATTTTCTCTAGTTATATAACTTTTATATATGCTCCAGTGTAGGTATTGGACTCGCTTTTGGTATAGTATCTGTTGTGTGGCTTCGGTTAATTTTCAATGACACAGTGATAGAGATCACACTTACATTGGCTGTGAGCTACGTTGCCTACTTCACTGTATGTTCCTCCTTAATATTGTGATGGTTTATTTATTATGTTCACATATCATGCCTAGTTTATGTTGTATGTCAAAATGTGTACATTGCCTGCATAAAGAAGTTATGCGGTTTAAGTTACACTATGCTGAATATGTAATCTGGAGTATTATTAACGACTTCCTAAGATTTTGTTCTTGGAGAATCTGAAGATGATTATTTTTTCCGGTGCAATAGGCTCAAGAGGGTGCTGATGTATCTGGTGTTTTGGCAGTGATGACTTTAGGAATGTAAGCTGAATGGTctgagaaatttttttttgtacagtttgaatacatcatcattgtgatattttttttcgGACAGGTTTTATGCTGCTGTTGCAAAGACAGCTTTTAAGGGTGAAAGCCAGCAAAGTTTACATCATTTCTGGTATATCTTCTAGTAACGACAAGTTAATATCAAAGCAGCCTCTTTGAATTATGAAATAGAGGGCCAAGTGATtgagattttatttttattaatttataaatcagAAAGACACTGATCATATGAAATAAAATCGGCTGTTTGATTCATGAAAAAACGGCTTGGGTGATTAGTTGATCCCTGTTCTTTTCAATACTAAATCAGGGAGCACAGGAAAGTTGTGAATTGTTCATTTctatataataacaaattcaACGTGGAGATATTGGaatatatttgttatttttatctCTGCCAATTGAATCAGtctccatttttttcttttgaaagatGTGCTCATACTCTATTTTGGCAGGGAAATGATTGCCTACATTGCTAATACattgattttcatcttgagGTAAGAGCATTTATATTTGGTGGCAGGCTGGCAGCAATAAAATGGAAATCATCATTTACTAGAACATGCCTTTATGCACTACTGACATACATTAAAATGcaatttttgtttatcttttcagcGGTGTTGTTATAGCTGAAGGTTTTCTAAGTGGTGATGATATTTTGGGAGATGGTAATGTGtacaacacacacacacacacacacacaaacaacCTTAtggttgtgtgtgtgtgtgtgtgtgtgtcttcCTGCATGCACTTCAAaccctttcattttttttatgttatggCATGATCATTCTTACATAGGTGGAGTTGCAGATGTATGTATTTACACGTTTGTGTGTTTCCATGAGTGAAAAAAGGATAAAGTTTTACCAGAAAATAGTAAAGAGAAGTCAGCAGATGAGTGCCATGAGTAAAGAGGAAGTAAGGGAGTTGGGGAAATAGCCATCGTTCCACCCTGTGGCTTTATTATACTAGAGAAGTATAATTACATAGCTATGAATGTATCCATGCTAAATTATGAACTAGGTTAATTGATGTATCGAACTGAAGATCACTAGGGACAACATTGAAATTGgctttaaaaataaatcattATAGCAATCTAAAAGTTGCAACAGGTACATCTTTGATAGTCTGCATAACTGAGTACTAGTATGTTTGATAAGTATTTATGTATTCACCCTTTTCCCCTACTGTACTTATTCTTCAGTATAGGTCGCTAGTATTGATGCTTTCTTACTTCAGATGTCtgttattattatatttttgttaacTCTTATATTCTTATTTCAGGAAAATCTTGGGCAtaccttcttcttctgtaTGTTTATGTACAAATTTCGCGGATTATAGTTGTTGGAGTATCATTTCCCTTGCTTCGGTATCTTGGCTATGGTTTGGAATGGAAGGAGGCTATAATCCTCATATGGTCAGGTCTGCGAGGTGCTGTAGCATTGTCACTTTCACTGTCAGTTAAGGTTAGCTGTTCCTAATATACCGTCTTAGTAAGGGAACATTACCTTTCCCCTATTGGTTTTTGACCCAATTTACATTAGCACCCTGGGGTTACGGTTTAGAAGTTGAGAGAATATTAGCAAAGAGTCCCGTTTAGATCATTACATTTTTGTTATTGATTTAGTTGGtgcattattaaaaaatttcaatataGCAGTCATCAATATCCATAGTGTTCATTGTTCATGATTCTGCGTAAGTTTACTTGTCACATGATTTTCTGTATCAAGCAGCCACTGATTATGCAGTCTATCTACGTAAGTTTGGTTGATTGCTTCTAATTGATATACTTTTGCTTTTGTAGCGTACGAGTGACAGTAACAGTTCTACACATCTTAGTCCAAAGACAGGTGTTCGggtatatatttgaaatttcatgCTCATAGagatagaaatttatatatgtCCCGTGTGATAGGTTAGCAAACAAATATGTCAAGGGCAGGTTGCTGATATATTATTGTTTTCATCTCTGCAGTTTGTTTTCTTCACTGGTGGAATTGTCTTCTTGACACTTATTGTGAATGGCTCAACCACACAATTTGTTTTACACTTTCTAGGATTGGATAGACTATCGGCAGCTAAGGTGAGGATTCCACTATTCCTGAATTTATTTCCTTATACAACTTGATATTTGTCTCTTGTGACTCTACAGCCCCTTTGAACATAAACTATAACTTTACCTTATTAATTTGGGCACCTTCTTTCAAGATCAAAGGACCTACaatttcaaaaattcaaaacagattttaagttttatttttctttttgggagGAACAGATCTTAAGTATCGAGTTAAACAAAACCTAGTCCAACATTGTATCAGTGACCCAAAATTGATTCTCACATTTGCTGGAGTAGACAAGGTTAAGGTTCAACGTTCAAAATAGGTTGTACCTCAAATTTTCTATCACATGTCAAAGAGTGGTAGTGTATGACTTTGGTATTCATGTGCTCAACTGTTTGAAAGAGATAGAGTTTAATAGCTTCAACCAAATTTTGGAATTTATAGCAGCTTGGGGTTCTACCACTCAATATATGTTCTGTATCGTTTCTGAACTTTTCATCGGATGCCATGAAATTTTCCTTACAAATCATATCAATGTTTTGGAATAAGCTTCCCTCTACTTACACCCGTTCTTTGTTAACTTTTTAAATAACAGAAGCGCATACTGCATTACACCAAATACGAAATGTTAAACAAAGCATTAGAGGCTTTTGGCGATCTTGGTGATGACGAGGAATTGGGGCCTGCTGATTGGCCCACGGTGAAAAAATACATTAACAGCTTAAATGATGTGGACAGTGAACCTGTACACCCTCATACTACAGTAGAAAGTGATGATAACCTAGACCTTACAAATTTCAAAGATATACGAGAACGCCTTTTAAATGGTAAatcataattataattttcttgttaAATTTTATCATTATTTCGGTCTTACTACTTATTCCTATATTTGTGTTGGAAAAAGCCTGGTTATTGAAGGTTACTATCCTACTATATGACTCATTTCTAAAATCAGGAGTGCAAGCTGCTTACTGGACCATGCTTGATGAAGGAAGGATTACGCAATCTACTGCAAATATTTTGATGCAGTCTGTAGATGAAGCATTTGATTTGGTGTCAAATGACCCTTTATGTGACTGGAAAGGTTTAAAATCTCATGTTCATTTCCCAAATTACTACAAGTTTCTTCAAACAAGCATTTGCCCACAAAAGTTGGTTACCTATTTTACTGTGGAAAGGTTAGAATCTGCATGTTCCATATGTGCTGCCTTTCTTCGTGCACATAGAATGGCAAGACAGCAACTCCATGATTTTATAGGTGATGAATCTTCTCTGATGTTTATTACAGTCTTTATTTCTCTACCCATTAAAAGACTGTATATTAATCTTAGAAAATCTGGCTGCTGGTTCTAATCAGatttaattttcaaattttattgatttaacCAACTATTAAGACATGTGAAGTTTGGTGTCAAGTCCAGTAGCAAGAAGGAAATTCTTTATGTATATGCTGATTTAATTAGTTTTTCAGAAAGCACTTATGCAATGGAGGTCGATAGTGAATTAATGACATGGTATTTCTACATGATTATGCATATAGGTGACAGTGATATTGCAACTATCATCATCAATGAAAGTGAggcagaaggagaagaagcgAAGAAGTTCCTGGAAGATGTTCGTATTACATTTCCTCAGGTTTGTTAGTTAACTTTACTTCAGTTGTTCTATAATAGCTGTACTGGATTTCCTTTTTGCAAGGCCTGTAGCCAAAATCCAGTGGACCTCAAAATTTTTCTCTTTAGGAAAACATGCATATGAATATGTACGGTCATGAGATTACCTTTGATGTATATATCTTGAACAACTGATTCCAGGTTTTGCGAGTTGTGAAAACAAGACAAGTGACATACTCGGTTCTGAACCATTTAATTGATTATCTTCAAAACCTTGAGAAGGTTGGTTTGctggaagaaaaagagatgctCCATCTTCATGATGCTGTCCAGGTGCCTCTTGGTGATTTTAGCATctttaataataattatttaaattgtGATCTTTGATGAATAagaattattttatttctcatgCAGACTGATCTGAAAAAGCTTCTAAGGAATCCCCCGTTAGTAAAAGTTCCAAAAATAACTGATTTGATTAGTCTCAATCCTCTGATGGGGGCTCTGCCTTCTTCAGTTCGTGAACCACTTGAAGGTTCTACCAAAGAAACAATGAAATTACGTGGTGTGACACTTTACAAGGAGGGCTCCAAGCCTACTGGCATTTGGCTCATTTCCACTGGGGTAGTGAAGGTAATAAAGTCAATTGTGCCACTATTATCTGTTTTTTTCTGGTGAATAATATCATGAATGAGAATTATTTTTGGCAGTGGAAGAGTAAGAGCATGAAAAACAAGCATTCGCTGCATCCAACTTTTACTCATGGGAGTACTTTAGGCTTGTATGAAGTGCTTACCGGAAAGCCCTGTATTTGTGATATTATCACAGATTCTGTGGTTCTGTGCTTTTTTATTGACAATCACGAGATACTTTCAA
This is a stretch of genomic DNA from Argentina anserina chromosome 4, drPotAnse1.1, whole genome shotgun sequence. It encodes these proteins:
- the LOC126792635 gene encoding sodium/hydrogen exchanger 7 isoform X4; its protein translation is MMAIVVYQLFYQMVLGKSYDWVAIIKFLSEVAFGAVGIGLAFGIVSVVWLRLIFNDTVIEITLTLAVSYVAYFTAQEGADVSGVLAVMTLGMFYAAVAKTAFKGESQQSLHHFWEMIAYIANTLIFILSGVVIAEGFLSGDDILGDGKSWAYLLLLYVYVQISRIIVVGVSFPLLRYLGYGLEWKEAIILIWSGLRGAVALSLSLSVKRTSDSNSSTHLSPKTGVRFVFFTGGIVFLTLIVNGSTTQFVLHFLGLDRLSAAKKRILHYTKYEMLNKALEAFGDLGDDEELGPADWPTVKKYINSLNDVDSEPVHPHTTVESDDNLDLTNFKDIRERLLNGVQAAYWTMLDEGRITQSTANILMQSVDEAFDLVSNDPLCDWKGLKSHVHFPNYYKFLQTSICPQKLVTYFTVERLESACSICAAFLRAHRMARQQLHDFIGDSDIATIIINESEAEGEEAKKFLEDVRITFPQVLRVVKTRQVTYSVLNHLIDYLQNLEKVGLLEEKEMLHLHDAVQTDLKKLLRNPPLVKVPKITDLISLNPLMGALPSSVREPLEGSTKETMKLRGVTLYKEGSKPTGIWLISTGVVKWKSKSMKNKHSLHPTFTHGSTLGLYEVLTGKPCICDIITDSVVLCFFIDNHEILSMLRSDPSVEDFLWQESAIMLLKLLLPQKFEKMAMQDLRALVAERSTTTVYIRGEFVEIPNHSIGILLEGYVKTQGVQEELIASPAPLLSSRGHQSFQNLETLGGNMGSRTSFSHQGSSYLVDSRSRVIVFDITAFESGSGLNRRTSSFLSHAVDQPLRSLSKEHTGLMSWPEHFFKPKQQKQIPERTNQQSNSLSTRAMQLSKYGSMVNVRRHARSFPRSVPTEPSHTVSYPNVPFAESRPLVSVRSEGASTVRKNLQVRKSAEKATPPGQSSTDAKESPVVINDDSSDESGGEDDVIIRIDSPSRLSFRHAHFTP
- the LOC126792635 gene encoding sodium/hydrogen exchanger 8 isoform X3 translates to MATVTESELPFRILTEEDDGSGPSDAVAFVGLCLVLGIACRHLLRGTRVPYTVALLILGIAIGSIEYGTHHRMGKIGDGIRIWAGIDPDLLLAVFLPALLFESAFSMELHQIKRCIAQMIILAGPGVLLSTFCLGSALKLTFPYGWSWKTSLLLGGLLSATDPVAVVALLKELGASKKLSTIIEGESLMNDGTAIVVYQLFYQMVLGKSYDWVAIIKFLSEVAFGAVGIGLAFGIVSVVWLRLIFNDTVIEITLTLAVSYVAYFTAQEGADVSGVLAVMTLGMFYAAVAKTAFKGESQQSLHHFWEMIAYIANTLIFILSGVVIAEGFLSGDDILGDGKSWAYLLLLYVYVQISRIIVVGVSFPLLRYLGYGLEWKEAIILIWSGLRGAVALSLSLSVKRTSDSNSSTHLSPKTGVRFVFFTGGIVFLTLIVNGSTTQFVLHFLGLDRLSAAKKRILHYTKYEMLNKALEAFGDLGDDEELGPADWPTVKKYINSLNDVDSEPVHPHTTVESDDNLDLTNFKDIRERLLNGVQAAYWTMLDEGRITQSTANILMQSVDEAFDLVSNDPLCDWKGLKSHVHFPNYYKFLQTSICPQKLVTYFTVERLESACSICAAFLRAHRMARQQLHDFIGDSDIATIIINESEAEGEEAKKFLEDVRITFPQVLRVVKTRQVTYSVLNHLIDYLQNLEKVGLLEEKEMLHLHDAVQTDLKKLLRNPPLVKVPKITDLISLNPLMGALPSSVREPLEGSTKETMKLRGVTLYKEGSKPTGIWLISTGVVKWKSKSMKNKHSLHPTFTHGSTLGLYEVLTGKPCICDIITDSVVLCFFIDNHEILSMLRSDPSVEDFLWQESAIMLLKLLLPQKFENMAMQDLRILVAERSTMTIYLSGEVVEIPHRSIGILLEGFVKSQGIQEEIITSPAPLLSSHGYQSFRNLETIGTMESQTNFSCQGSSYFVETRSRVIVFDIATFESDSALSREHTGLISWPEQYLHLKQLEQNPEGTNQQANSLSTRALQLSIYGSMVNVEPPRNPSFPRSVPISLSDSRPLASDKPEGASTVRKNLKGRAEKVTLPGQSSTDPKESHVIHVPTDNNEECKQYKDTET
- the LOC126792635 gene encoding sodium/hydrogen exchanger 8 isoform X1, whose product is MATVTESELPFRILTEEDDGSGPSDAVAFVGLCLVLGIACRHLLRGTRVPYTVALLILGIAIGSIEYGTHHRMGKIGDGIRIWAGIDPDLLLAVFLPALLFESAFSMELHQIKRCIAQMIILAGPGVLLSTFCLGSALKLTFPYGWSWKTSLLLGGLLSATDPVAVVALLKELGASKKLSTIIEGESLMNDGTAIVVYQLFYQMVLGKSYDWVAIIKFLSEVAFGAVGIGLAFGIVSVVWLRLIFNDTVIEITLTLAVSYVAYFTAQEGADVSGVLAVMTLGMFYAAVAKTAFKGESQQSLHHFWEMIAYIANTLIFILSGVVIAEGFLSGDDILGDGKSWAYLLLLYVYVQISRIIVVGVSFPLLRYLGYGLEWKEAIILIWSGLRGAVALSLSLSVKRTSDSNSSTHLSPKTGVRFVFFTGGIVFLTLIVNGSTTQFVLHFLGLDRLSAAKKRILHYTKYEMLNKALEAFGDLGDDEELGPADWPTVKKYINSLNDVDSEPVHPHTTVESDDNLDLTNFKDIRERLLNGVQAAYWTMLDEGRITQSTANILMQSVDEAFDLVSNDPLCDWKGLKSHVHFPNYYKFLQTSICPQKLVTYFTVERLESACSICAAFLRAHRMARQQLHDFIGDSDIATIIINESEAEGEEAKKFLEDVRITFPQVLRVVKTRQVTYSVLNHLIDYLQNLEKVGLLEEKEMLHLHDAVQTDLKKLLRNPPLVKVPKITDLISLNPLMGALPSSVREPLEGSTKETMKLRGVTLYKEGSKPTGIWLISTGVVKWKSKSMKNKHSLHPTFTHGSTLGLYEVLTGKPCICDIITDSVVLCFFIDNHEILSMLRSDPSVEDFLWQESAIMLLKLLLPQKFEKMAMQDLRALVAERSTTTVYIRGEFVEIPNHSIGILLEGYVKTQGVQEELIASPAPLLSSRGHQSFQNLETLGGNMGSRTSFSHQGSSYLVDSRSRVIVFDITAFESGSGLNRRTSSFLSHAVDQPLRSLSKEHTGLMSWPEHFFKPKQQKQIPERTNQQSNSLSTRAMQLSKYGSMVNVRRHARSFPRSVPTEPSHTVSYPNVPFAESRPLVSVRSEGASTVRKNLQVRKSAEKATPPGQSSTDAKESPVVINDDSSDESGGEDDVIIRIDSPSRLSFRHAHFTP